From a region of the Zingiber officinale cultivar Zhangliang chromosome 10B, Zo_v1.1, whole genome shotgun sequence genome:
- the LOC122029419 gene encoding exocyst complex component EXO70A1-like, with product MEGGRQGLESLVAARRSLRASLDKSRALGVALARAGPRLEEIQQRLPSLEAAVRPIRAERGALVAVGGHIDRAVGPAAAVLKVFDAVHGLERSLLADPLTDLPSYLAVLKRLEEALRFLSDNCGLAVQWLDDIVDYLEDNALADPRFIGILKDSLASLKSSPSLLDGGLLAAALDKLESEFRRLLAENTTPLQMPPDTGDAPTIAASPLPVPVINKLRSILERIIANNRLDRCISIYVDVRGSNIRASLRGLDLDYLEIRPAEFSDVQSIEEYIDKWSRHLEFAVKHLFEAELKVCFDVFERTVPREMAESCFAEIAAQAGILAFLQFGKTVTETRKDPIKLLKLLDLFATLNKLRLDFNRLFGGKACVEIQNQTRDLIKRVIDGACEIFWELLHQVELQRNMPPPSEGSVPRLVSFVTDYCNKLLSEQYQPVLNQVLMIHKSWKQQKFQEKLLTEAILDIFKAVEANIDTWSKNYGDITLSHLFSMNTHWHLYKNLKATKLGELLGEAKLKEHEQYKDYFSAHFLRESWGKLPPLLSREGLILFSGGRAKARDLVKQRLKAFNEAFDDMYQKQSNWVISDKDLREKICQWVLHTIVPSYRSYMQNYGPLVEQDASASKYAKYTAQSLESMLGSLFQHKTGRTMSLNIRHSNGKVSNAMTNLARSASTVS from the coding sequence ATGGAAGGAGGTCGGCAGGGATTAGAGAGCCTGGTTGCGGCGCGGAGGTCGCTGCGGGCTAGCCTGGACAAGTCTCGAGCGCTGGGGGTCGCGCTGGCGCGTGCGGGGCCGCGATTGGAGGAGATCCAGCAGCGCCTCCCCTCCCTGGAGGCCGCCGTCCGCCCGATCCGTGCCGAACGCGGCGCGCTCGTCGCGGTCGGAGGGCATATCGACCGCGCCGTGGGTCCTGCTGCTGCTGTGCTCAAGGTGTTTGACGCCGTGCACGGCCTCGAGCGTTCGCTCCTCGCCGATCCGCTGACGGACCTCCCCTCTTACCTCGCCGTCCTTAAGCGGCTCGAGGAGGCCCTCCGCTTCCTCTCCGACAACTGCGGCCTTGCCGTTCAGTGGCTTGACGACATTGTGGACTACCTCGAGGATAACGCCCTCGCGGACCCGAGGTTCATCGGGATCCTTAAGGACTCCCTCGCGTCCCTCAAGTCTTCGCCTTCTCTGCTCGATGGCGGCCTCCTTGCTGCTGCTCTCGATAAACTCGAGTCCGAGTTCCGCCGCCTCCTGGCCGAGAACACCACGCCTCTTCAGATGCCACCCGACACCGGGGACGCACCCACCATTGCGGCGTCCCCTCTCCCTGTCCCTGTCATCAACAAGCTCCGCTCCATTCTCGAGCGGATTATCGCGAACAATCGGCTTGATCGCTGCATCTCCATCTACGTCGATGTGCGAGGTTCCAATATCCGTGCCAGTCTTCGTGGACTTGACCTCGATTACCTAGAGATCAGACCTGCGGAGTTCAGTGACGTTCAGAGCATTGAAGAATACATCGACAAGTGGAGTCGCCATCTTGAATTTGCCGTCAAGCACCTCTTTGAGGCGGAACTCAAAGTCTGCTTTGATGTGTTCGAGCGCACAGTGCCTCGGGAGATGGCTGAATCTTGCTTTGCTGAGATTGCTGCACAGGCTGGGATCCTTGCGTTCCTCCAGTTTGGAAAGACTGTCACAGAAACGAGGAAGGATCCAATCAAACTTCTCAAGCTTCTCGATCTCTTTGCAACTCTAAACAAATTGAGATTGGACTTTAACCGGTTGTTTGGAGGAAAAGCCTGTGTTGAGATCCAGAATCAAACTAGGGATCTCATCAAGAGAGTGATTGATGGGGCTTGTGAGATATTTTGGGAGCTTCTTCATCAAGTAGAACTCCAAAGGAACATGCCGCCACCTTCAGAAGGATCTGTTCCTAGGTTGGTGAGCTTTGTGACTGATTACTGCAATAAACTTCTGAGCGAGCAGTATCAACCAGTCCTTAATCAGGTTTTGATGATACATAAAAGCTGGAAGCAGCAGAAGTTTCAAGAAAAGCTACTAACGGAGGCGATTCTTGATATATTTAAAGCTGTTGAGGCAAATATTGATACTTGGTCCAAGAACTATGGTGACATAACTCTTTCCCACCTTTTTTCTATGAACACACATTGGCACCTCTACAAGAACTTGAAGGCAACCAAGCTTGGGGAGTTGTTGGGTGAGGCAAAGTTGAAAGAGCATGAGCAGTACAAGGATTATTTTTCTGCACATTTCTTGAGGGAAAGCTGGGGGAAACTCCCTCCTCTGCTTAGCAGAGAAGGATTGATATTGTTCTCTGGTGGTAGAGCAAAGGCTCGGGATCTTGTGAAGCAGCGACTGAAAGCTTTCAATGAGGCCTTTGATGATATGTATCAGAAGCAGTCAAATTGGGTCATATCAGACAAGGATTTGAGGGAGAAAATATGTCAATGGGTACTGCACACAATTGTTCCTAGCTATCGGAGCTATATGCAGAATTATGGGCCTCTTGTGGAGCAAGATGCCAGTGCAAGCAAATATGCCAAGTATACTGCTCAGAGCTTGGAGTCGATGCTTGGTTCCCTTTTTCAACATAAAACTGGGAGAACAATGAGTCTCAACATAAGACACTCGAATGGAAAAGTAAGCAATGCAATGACAAACTTGGCACGTTCTGCCTCAACTGTGAGCTGA